One Flagellimonas sp. CMM7 genomic region harbors:
- a CDS encoding NAD(P)/FAD-dependent oxidoreductase translates to MLKKYLHGVNSPKVVIIGGGLAGLTAALHLEQKGKQVLVIEKNQYPNHKVCGEYVSNEVKPYLEQLGLELCNLGLPEIDTLQISTQNGKLIEVDLPLGGFGISRYVFDHKLYQLAIKKGVNFLFDTVVDVQFANDEFSVTLSSKEKIHSKVVLGAFGKRSNLDVKLNRGFIQEKSPWLGIKSHYENNGHPSNLVGLHNFPGGYGGLSQTETGDVNFCCLVKYESFKKEGGIEAFNQKVVSQNPILKDFLANSKGTFEKPLSIAQISFEKKKVVDDHILMCGDTAGLIHPLCGNGMAMAIHSAKLAAEQVVMFMEKPNFTRKDMEKEYQMLWEKNFGKRLWMGRRLQDLMLHTKWFNLGMHTVANSKILLRKLISNTHGNPILH, encoded by the coding sequence ATTTTAAAGAAGTATCTTCATGGGGTGAATAGTCCCAAAGTTGTTATCATTGGTGGTGGATTGGCCGGGTTGACAGCTGCACTACATTTGGAGCAAAAAGGAAAGCAAGTCTTGGTAATTGAAAAAAACCAGTATCCAAATCATAAAGTATGTGGAGAATACGTATCCAATGAGGTTAAGCCTTATTTAGAGCAGCTTGGTTTGGAATTGTGTAATCTAGGGTTGCCAGAAATTGATACTCTTCAAATTAGTACACAGAACGGTAAACTTATTGAAGTTGATCTCCCTTTGGGAGGATTTGGTATTAGTAGGTATGTTTTTGACCATAAACTATATCAATTGGCAATAAAAAAAGGAGTGAATTTCCTTTTTGATACAGTGGTCGATGTTCAGTTTGCCAATGATGAATTCTCCGTAACACTTTCCTCAAAAGAAAAAATACATAGTAAAGTGGTTTTGGGTGCATTTGGTAAACGTTCAAATCTAGATGTTAAGTTGAATAGGGGGTTCATTCAAGAGAAATCCCCCTGGCTTGGAATAAAATCGCATTACGAAAACAATGGGCATCCATCAAATTTAGTTGGTCTTCACAACTTCCCTGGGGGATATGGAGGATTGTCCCAAACAGAGACCGGAGACGTAAACTTTTGCTGTTTGGTGAAGTATGAAAGCTTTAAAAAGGAGGGGGGTATAGAGGCGTTTAATCAAAAAGTGGTGTCACAAAATCCAATACTAAAAGATTTTTTGGCCAATTCTAAAGGTACATTTGAAAAACCGTTGAGCATTGCTCAAATATCGTTTGAAAAGAAAAAGGTGGTGGATGATCATATTTTAATGTGCGGGGATACCGCGGGTTTGATACATCCACTTTGCGGCAATGGCATGGCAATGGCCATACATAGTGCAAAATTAGCGGCGGAACAAGTGGTTATGTTTATGGAAAAACCTAACTTCACAAGAAAAGATATGGAAAAAGAGTACCAAATGCTCTGGGAAAAGAATTTTGGCAAAAGACTCTGGATGGGTCGTCGCTTACAAGACCTAATGTTGCATACCAAGTGGTTTAATTTGGGAATGCATACCGTGGCCAACTCAAAAATACTGCTTCGTAAACTTATTAGTAATACGCATGGTAATCCAATTTTGCATTGA
- a CDS encoding OmpA family protein, with the protein MKNIVIRNTAVVLALSLMVSCNAVKNANNTQKGAAIGAAGGAVIGGIIGNNVGKNGNTALGAIIGAVVGGAAGGYIGNRMDRQAERIEEEIPGAEVTRVGEGINVIFNEDAGVYFDTNRSDVKGTSASTLDKLAGIFKEYPGSNVLVEGHTDSAGSEEYNWKLSQQRAESVTNYLVGKGISNARFTTKWYGETQPRESNETSEGKAKNRRVELAIVASEELKQEAYQKTN; encoded by the coding sequence ATGAAAAATATAGTAATAAGAAATACGGCCGTTGTTTTGGCATTGAGTTTAATGGTGAGCTGTAATGCAGTAAAAAATGCTAACAACACACAAAAAGGAGCTGCAATTGGAGCTGCTGGTGGTGCGGTTATTGGTGGAATAATCGGAAACAATGTTGGGAAAAATGGAAACACGGCCCTAGGAGCAATCATTGGTGCCGTTGTTGGTGGTGCTGCTGGAGGATATATCGGTAATAGAATGGATAGGCAGGCTGAACGTATTGAAGAAGAAATTCCTGGAGCAGAAGTAACCCGTGTAGGTGAAGGTATCAATGTTATTTTTAATGAGGACGCTGGTGTGTACTTTGATACCAATAGATCTGATGTTAAGGGAACTTCAGCAAGTACCTTGGATAAACTGGCGGGGATTTTTAAAGAATATCCTGGCTCCAATGTTTTGGTAGAAGGGCATACAGATAGCGCAGGTAGCGAAGAATACAATTGGAAGTTGTCTCAGCAAAGAGCAGAATCCGTAACTAACTATTTGGTAGGTAAAGGTATTTCCAATGCTAGATTTACTACAAAATGGTATGGAGAGACCCAGCCACGTGAAAGCAATGAAACTTCAGAAGGTAAGGCTAAGAACAGACGTGTTGAGCTGGCTATTGTTGCTAGTGAGGAGCTAAAGCAGGAAGCTTACCAGAAGACAAACTAA
- a CDS encoding methyltransferase domain-containing protein, translating to MDLSVRSEELELMDDPNMAFELLEAAYADINKCNKLLGGESITIDAVWELVKESEKKSYTILDMGCGDGTMLRKLSKYLSKKGVLHNMVGIDLRDDVLRIAEEKSHDYPNINFKKEDILKADSSLSCDILINTLTMHHFDENRIDAFLNKFVSLAKVGVVINDLQRSKIAYVLFQVFGFFFIKTKVAKYDGLVSISKGFRKDELMKLSKKIPNVTHTIQWKWAFRYVWVLKFNRHKN from the coding sequence ATGGACCTTTCTGTGCGTAGTGAAGAGTTGGAGCTCATGGATGATCCAAATATGGCGTTTGAGCTTTTGGAAGCCGCCTATGCAGACATTAATAAATGTAACAAATTACTGGGGGGTGAGTCAATAACCATAGATGCCGTATGGGAATTGGTGAAAGAGAGCGAAAAAAAATCGTATACGATTTTAGATATGGGTTGTGGAGATGGCACCATGCTAAGAAAACTATCCAAATATCTGAGTAAAAAAGGGGTGTTGCACAATATGGTGGGGATAGACCTAAGAGATGATGTATTGCGAATTGCCGAGGAGAAATCTCACGATTATCCTAACATAAACTTCAAGAAAGAAGACATACTAAAAGCTGATTCAAGTCTTTCTTGCGACATTTTGATCAATACATTGACCATGCATCATTTTGATGAGAACCGCATAGATGCTTTTCTAAACAAGTTTGTCAGTTTGGCCAAAGTTGGAGTTGTAATCAACGATCTTCAAAGAAGTAAGATTGCTTATGTGCTCTTTCAAGTATTTGGTTTTTTCTTTATTAAGACCAAGGTTGCAAAATACGATGGGCTTGTTTCCATAAGCAAAGGTTTCAGGAAGGATGAGTTGATGAAATTATCAAAAAAAATACCGAATGTTACACATACAATTCAATGGAAATGGGCTTTTAGGTATGTATGGGTATTGAAATTTAACCGACATAAGAATTAA